Proteins encoded within one genomic window of Pleurocapsa minor HA4230-MV1:
- the ccsB gene encoding c-type cytochrome biogenesis protein CcsB produces MDLIALESFLDNTSFAVLLVTMLIYWGGAAFPNLPFLATLGTTGMAIANLCMATLLGSRWIEAGYFPLSNLYESLFFLAWGVTTIHFVAERMSRSRLVGVVTSPVAMCITAFAALSLPVEMQASAPLVPALKSNWLMMHVSVMMLSYSTLMVGSAIAIGFLIVTRGQKVELKGSSVGTGSFRDRVKQKTTKSPAADNVYASTGNTAVIDLPQTETVTLSPERLSLADTLDNISYRVIGLGFPLLTIGIIAGGVWANEAWGSYWSWDPKETWAFITWLVFAAYLHARITRGWQGRKPAILAAVGFVVVWVCYLGVNLLGQGLHSYGWFL; encoded by the coding sequence ATGGATTTAATTGCACTCGAAAGCTTTTTGGACAATACTTCTTTTGCGGTGTTGCTAGTTACCATGCTGATCTATTGGGGGGGTGCTGCTTTTCCCAATTTGCCCTTTCTGGCTACCTTGGGTACAACAGGAATGGCGATCGCTAATTTATGTATGGCTACTCTGTTGGGATCTCGCTGGATTGAAGCGGGTTATTTTCCCTTGAGCAACCTGTATGAATCTTTATTCTTTTTAGCTTGGGGCGTTACCACAATTCACTTTGTGGCAGAAAGAATGAGCCGTAGTCGTTTGGTGGGTGTCGTAACAAGCCCTGTAGCGATGTGTATTACCGCTTTTGCAGCCCTCAGTTTACCTGTAGAAATGCAGGCATCAGCACCCTTAGTTCCTGCTTTAAAATCTAATTGGTTAATGATGCACGTTAGCGTAATGATGTTAAGTTATTCGACGTTGATGGTAGGAAGTGCGATCGCCATTGGCTTTTTAATTGTTACCCGTGGTCAGAAAGTAGAGTTGAAAGGAAGTTCGGTAGGGACTGGTAGTTTTCGCGATCGCGTTAAGCAAAAAACCACTAAAAGTCCTGCTGCGGATAATGTCTATGCCAGCACTGGCAATACGGCAGTAATCGATTTACCCCAAACAGAAACCGTTACTCTTTCGCCTGAGCGTTTGAGTCTGGCAGATACTCTAGATAATATTAGCTATCGCGTAATTGGTCTGGGTTTTCCTCTCTTAACTATTGGCATTATTGCGGGAGGAGTTTGGGCAAACGAAGCTTGGGGTTCATACTGGAGTTGGGATCCCAAAGAAACCTGGGCATTTATCACCTGGCTAGTATTTGCAGCCTATCTTCATGCTCGCATTACACGCGGTTGGCAGGGTAGAAAACCAGCGATCTTAGCAGCAGTAGGCTTTGTAGTAGTCTGGGTTTGCTATTTAGGAGTTAATTTACTGGGGCAGGGTTTACATTCCTACGGTTGGTTTTTATGA
- a CDS encoding APC family permease: MKTHDVDVDVDVNSAEADSLKRVFGLPTLVIYGVGDILGAGIYAVIGKIAGLSGTLVWASFLTAMVVAALTALSYAELGSRFPQSGGVACFVHRAFRTDWLSVLVGWLMFCTCLVSMATLSKAFAGYLNAFAPAIPAWLIVLALFFALAFINFRGMKESSALNIFCTFVEVTGLLIVIVVAFFFLSGGSTANPVAVPDRQAIGLVAVIQGAALAFYAFIGFEDIVNVAEEVKNPERNVPRAILLALAIAGVVYILVSWLALQVLNPIEISASEAPLLDVVRRAQPNFPQIVFTIIALFAVLNTTLLNFVTASRLLFGMSREGLLPAWLGRLHHRRATPYRTLLVILPIAIFLSLSGTLEFLAGTTATLILAMFCLVNLSLLLIKRREPVTNGFKVPYIIPAIALLFNIILVAFASLSSHILALVFTAIGVVLIFLQRAMKRRHLSNT, from the coding sequence ATGAAAACCCATGATGTAGATGTGGATGTAGATGTAAATTCAGCTGAAGCAGATTCTCTCAAACGAGTATTTGGCTTACCAACCCTAGTGATTTATGGAGTTGGCGATATTCTAGGTGCGGGAATTTATGCAGTAATCGGCAAAATAGCTGGACTTTCTGGCACTTTGGTTTGGGCTTCTTTCTTAACCGCTATGGTTGTTGCAGCATTAACGGCTTTAAGTTATGCCGAGCTTGGCAGTCGATTTCCCCAAAGTGGTGGGGTTGCTTGCTTTGTCCATAGGGCATTTCGCACTGACTGGCTCTCAGTTTTAGTCGGCTGGTTAATGTTTTGTACTTGCCTAGTGTCGATGGCGACGCTCTCGAAAGCATTTGCTGGCTATCTCAATGCTTTTGCACCAGCTATTCCAGCTTGGCTGATTGTCTTAGCACTCTTTTTCGCGCTGGCATTTATCAATTTTAGAGGCATGAAGGAGTCCTCGGCGCTAAATATTTTTTGCACCTTTGTCGAGGTGACAGGTCTGTTGATTGTGATTGTGGTGGCATTTTTCTTTCTCAGTGGTGGTAGCACAGCTAATCCTGTTGCCGTACCCGATCGACAAGCAATAGGTTTGGTGGCAGTCATTCAGGGAGCAGCACTCGCTTTCTATGCCTTCATTGGCTTTGAGGATATTGTCAATGTTGCGGAGGAAGTCAAAAATCCTGAACGCAATGTACCAAGAGCAATCTTATTGGCACTAGCGATCGCTGGTGTAGTTTATATACTTGTCTCCTGGCTGGCACTTCAGGTACTCAATCCCATAGAAATTAGTGCTTCAGAAGCTCCGTTACTAGATGTAGTGCGTCGAGCGCAGCCCAATTTTCCTCAGATCGTTTTTACAATTATTGCTCTGTTTGCCGTACTTAATACGACACTGCTAAACTTTGTCACAGCCTCGCGACTACTGTTTGGTATGTCTCGTGAAGGTCTACTACCAGCTTGGTTAGGACGATTACATCACCGTAGAGCTACGCCCTATCGTACGCTGCTGGTTATTTTACCAATTGCCATTTTTCTCTCGCTTTCTGGGACACTAGAATTTTTAGCAGGAACAACAGCCACCTTGATTTTGGCAATGTTTTGTCTGGTTAACCTTTCACTGCTGCTGATCAAACGTCGAGAACCTGTAACTAACGGTTTTAAAGTTCCCTATATTATTCCAGCGATCGCACTATTGTTCAATATAATTTTGGTTGCCTTCGCTTCTCTATCAAGTCACATTTTGGCACTGGTATTTACAGCAATTGGAGTAGTCTTAATTTTTCTGCAAAGGGCGATGAAAAGAAGGCATTTGTCAAACACTTGA
- a CDS encoding substrate-binding domain-containing protein has product MHFSNQNKKNSIAKNNNICPQCSFNNHPPALYCEICFHPLNAIEDQFKQYQPKKSIPIVPPLKVLEEQVVQKKSPDHLWQELRSPSVISGLLALGLAIALWFNYFLERRPKYISANGENKIALYDSISQVRNVPSGLFNYGGALYFASLVAHGMNDTIAQDYPEFNLRYTKPTNQDPTYAHGIKMLLDGELSFAFNGRPLTDREYVQAKLRNIELLQIPIAIDGIAIFGNNNLAVNNLTLDQVQDIFTGKITNWQQVGGVNLPITPILLTPENLEILALHNLKNVSKKTQYAANYTLAVRKVIAIPGTISLASTSLIQNQQGIKVFRLAAEDSANYIAPMIKKQPNLKLFENGAYPLTRRLFVVIRQDGTPDQIAGEAYAQMLLSNQGQEIVEASGFVPLYNRKL; this is encoded by the coding sequence ATGCACTTCAGTAATCAAAATAAAAAAAATTCTATCGCTAAAAATAATAATATTTGTCCTCAATGTAGCTTTAACAATCATCCACCTGCCCTTTACTGTGAAATTTGTTTTCATCCCCTAAATGCGATTGAAGATCAATTTAAGCAATATCAACCTAAAAAATCTATTCCCATTGTCCCACCTCTCAAAGTCTTAGAGGAACAAGTCGTACAGAAAAAATCACCAGATCATCTTTGGCAAGAACTGCGATCGCCAAGTGTAATTAGTGGCTTGTTGGCTTTAGGTTTGGCGATCGCTTTATGGTTCAACTATTTTCTTGAGCGACGACCAAAATATATATCTGCCAATGGGGAAAACAAAATTGCTTTGTATGATTCTATAAGTCAGGTACGGAATGTCCCTTCTGGTTTATTTAACTATGGTGGCGCGCTTTATTTTGCTTCTTTAGTGGCTCATGGAATGAATGATACGATCGCCCAAGATTATCCTGAGTTTAACCTAAGATATACCAAGCCAACTAACCAAGATCCGACTTATGCCCATGGCATTAAAATGCTGCTAGATGGAGAACTGAGCTTTGCCTTTAATGGTCGCCCTCTCACCGATCGAGAATACGTTCAAGCAAAGTTGCGCAATATTGAACTATTGCAAATACCGATTGCGATCGATGGTATTGCCATTTTTGGTAATAATAACCTGGCAGTCAATAATTTAACTCTGGATCAAGTTCAAGATATTTTTACGGGCAAGATTACCAATTGGCAGCAAGTGGGAGGAGTCAATTTACCGATTACTCCCATACTTCTCACTCCAGAAAATCTCGAAATTTTAGCGCTTCACAATCTAAAAAATGTGTCAAAAAAGACTCAATATGCAGCCAACTATACTTTGGCAGTACGCAAGGTCATTGCCATACCAGGTACTATTTCTCTTGCCTCAACCTCTTTAATTCAAAATCAGCAAGGAATTAAGGTGTTTCGTTTAGCAGCAGAAGATTCAGCTAACTACATTGCACCTATGATTAAAAAACAACCAAATTTAAAGTTATTTGAAAATGGTGCTTATCCCTTAACTCGTCGTTTATTTGTAGTAATTCGCCAGGATGGAACTCCCGATCAGATTGCAGGCGAGGCTTATGCCCAAATGCTGTTATCAAATCAAGGTCAGGAAATAGTTGAAGCTTCGGGATTCGTTCCCCTTTACAACAGGAAATTATAA